Proteins encoded in a region of the Stieleria neptunia genome:
- a CDS encoding tetratricopeptide repeat protein, with the protein MKTLPTIVLCLAVSFMVLGCGSGIDSAKAATEFNTANSLRETDKPKAIEHYGAAIQADPSMDEAYFNRALTYAEIGEVAKAESDLQSLRDLKSEHAETLDGLLSVVRQ; encoded by the coding sequence ATGAAAACATTGCCAACAATCGTGCTGTGTCTTGCGGTTTCATTCATGGTGCTCGGATGCGGAAGTGGCATTGATTCCGCAAAGGCCGCAACGGAGTTCAATACGGCAAACAGCTTACGGGAGACCGATAAACCAAAGGCGATCGAGCACTATGGTGCCGCGATTCAGGCTGACCCAAGCATGGACGAAGCCTACTTCAATCGCGCCCTAACGTACGCCGAAATCGGTGAAGTCGCGAAGGCGGAATCGGACCTACAGTCACTCAGAGACCTAAAGTCCGAGCATGCAGAAACGCTAGACGGGCTGCTCAGTGTGGTCCGACAATGA
- a CDS encoding ankyrin repeat domain-containing protein, which translates to MKTFDTTMPDVDTLIELIRDHRTTEALEMLKASPALAREHSDRLGQLHGATPLHWAAHRNATEVCQRLIERGANVNDSASDWWLTPLSWGADAGSAEAVELLLKRGADVNQDAIVGTTALHAVAMGGATQGKRDPDAYEKTTEILIRNGADINRRTNQQRTPLDEAIDNENDAVASILRQHGALTSKAST; encoded by the coding sequence TTGAAAACGTTCGACACGACAATGCCAGATGTCGACACCTTGATTGAACTCATTCGTGACCATCGGACCACGGAAGCGTTGGAAATGCTGAAAGCGTCTCCAGCACTGGCCAGGGAGCACTCCGATCGATTGGGACAACTTCACGGCGCTACACCGCTTCATTGGGCCGCGCATCGGAATGCCACGGAAGTCTGTCAACGTCTCATCGAACGAGGCGCAAATGTGAACGACTCGGCAAGTGATTGGTGGCTGACTCCTCTCTCGTGGGGCGCTGACGCTGGTAGCGCCGAAGCCGTTGAGCTACTGCTGAAGCGCGGTGCCGACGTCAATCAAGATGCCATTGTCGGAACAACGGCGCTTCACGCGGTCGCGATGGGTGGGGCAACCCAGGGCAAACGCGATCCGGACGCGTATGAAAAAACCACTGAAATACTGATCCGCAATGGTGCAGACATCAACCGGCGAACAAATCAGCAGCGAACGCCGTTGGATGAAGCGATCGACAACGAAAATGATGCCGTCGCAAGTATATTGCGGCAACACGGAGCGCTGACGTCGAAGGCGTCAACCTGA
- a CDS encoding acyl carrier protein, which translates to MCELVFELEESFGIEIPDGPAADIVTVGDLYAFVLLATASRTRNPEACLSARVFHSLRRHLLLHSHDLPSPTARRISPSTPLLEALPRAKRREAWARMADDLLIRLPPLCRPRYVTFVGFAVSLAASITFFLMLGSSTFSTLVSVGCFVVTAAIIFFATRPLATLPDATFDTLRGLTEQVLARNVTKLADRHNAFSHRDVWTILTLILMDQLGVDRNKITPDAHLIRDLGYE; encoded by the coding sequence ATGTGCGAACTAGTTTTTGAACTCGAAGAGTCGTTCGGAATCGAAATCCCTGACGGCCCAGCGGCGGACATTGTCACGGTCGGCGATCTTTATGCCTTTGTCTTGCTGGCGACTGCTAGTCGTACCCGAAATCCTGAAGCGTGCCTCTCCGCTCGCGTTTTTCACTCTCTGCGGCGCCATTTGCTGCTTCACTCTCACGACCTACCCTCACCGACCGCTCGTCGAATCTCTCCTTCGACACCGCTCCTTGAAGCACTTCCCCGAGCCAAACGCCGTGAAGCATGGGCACGCATGGCTGACGACTTGTTGATTCGGCTTCCTCCGTTGTGCCGCCCTCGATACGTCACCTTCGTTGGCTTCGCTGTTTCTCTTGCCGCATCAATCACTTTCTTTTTGATGCTTGGTAGTTCGACATTTTCAACACTGGTCTCTGTTGGATGCTTCGTTGTGACAGCAGCGATTATCTTTTTCGCCACACGACCGCTTGCGACACTACCGGATGCCACATTTGACACGCTTCGCGGCTTGACCGAACAAGTGCTGGCTCGAAATGTCACGAAGCTTGCAGACCGGCACAACGCTTTTAGCCATCGTGACGTTTGGACCATTCTGACACTAATATTGATGGATCAGCTCGGTGTTGACCGCAATAAGATTACACCTGATGCTCACCTGATTCGTGACCTTGGATACGAATAA
- a CDS encoding YcxB family protein, which produces MNPYDPPLAESHEIGDVDSSSVGTITSQFSFTSQHLVDTLTRFRSQHSGRRLWRWFRCVAALIFVIVAIVGLFIPQYFASAFMFALAIFAFFPHKIDDYLATRNFRKSPHCNAQQIIHLSGDGFRAESEIEQTDLKWAAFSKAVIFHDGVLLYRGPKMVNWVPDATLDSADGPFRIRKLVAEKLPTNHVVNRIDR; this is translated from the coding sequence GTGAATCCCTACGATCCGCCGCTAGCTGAGTCGCACGAGATTGGCGACGTTGATTCGAGTTCTGTCGGCACCATTACCTCCCAATTCTCGTTCACATCGCAACACCTGGTCGACACGCTTACGCGATTCCGGTCGCAACATTCGGGACGCCGGCTGTGGCGTTGGTTTCGATGCGTTGCTGCGCTCATTTTCGTAATCGTCGCAATTGTCGGACTGTTCATTCCACAATACTTCGCCTCGGCTTTCATGTTTGCTCTCGCGATCTTTGCGTTCTTTCCGCACAAGATTGACGACTATCTTGCCACACGCAATTTTCGCAAATCACCGCACTGTAATGCTCAGCAAATCATTCACCTGTCGGGTGACGGATTTCGCGCCGAATCTGAAATCGAGCAAACCGATCTCAAATGGGCAGCTTTTTCAAAGGCAGTGATCTTCCATGATGGCGTGCTTCTTTACCGCGGGCCAAAAATGGTAAACTGGGTTCCTGACGCTACACTCGATAGTGCCGATGGGCCGTTTCGGATACGCAAGCTTGTGGCTGAAAAACTGCCGACGAACCATGTCGTGAACCGGATCGACCGATAA
- a CDS encoding alpha/beta hydrolase yields MIRRAMIATSCSIMAGLIASWFVAGALVAPSPRVIGDPPRELNATSFTVNSESGSVVSGWQTQPHSGNGVIVLLHGIHGSRLSMLERARMLHDAGYATVMIDFQAHGESPGDTITIGYLEQHDVRAAVEFARREHPGEPIGVIGVSLGGAAALLASPLQIDALVLESVYPNIHDAIHNRVAAKLGPLASIPASMLLLQFQPRLGFSPQELRPIDHLPGVGCPVCVASGSEDRHTTASETQAMFSAAPEPKRLWLVDGAEHVDLFRKDPIQYRERIVGFFDEYLRGDREAPASPGVFGKR; encoded by the coding sequence ATGATCCGCCGGGCGATGATCGCCACGTCGTGTTCGATCATGGCGGGCTTGATCGCGTCGTGGTTTGTCGCCGGCGCTCTGGTCGCGCCGAGTCCTCGTGTGATCGGCGATCCGCCACGCGAACTGAACGCGACCAGTTTTACCGTGAACAGCGAGTCTGGGTCAGTGGTCTCGGGCTGGCAGACGCAGCCCCACTCCGGCAACGGAGTGATCGTCTTGCTGCACGGCATCCATGGTTCGCGTTTGTCGATGTTGGAACGTGCGCGAATGCTTCATGACGCGGGGTATGCGACGGTGATGATCGATTTCCAGGCACACGGCGAGAGCCCCGGAGACACCATCACCATTGGATACCTTGAGCAGCACGATGTCCGTGCCGCGGTTGAATTCGCACGACGCGAACACCCGGGGGAACCGATCGGCGTGATCGGTGTTTCGTTGGGAGGGGCGGCGGCTTTACTCGCGTCGCCGTTGCAGATCGACGCACTCGTGCTCGAATCCGTCTATCCGAACATCCACGACGCCATCCACAATCGTGTCGCCGCCAAGCTTGGCCCGCTTGCGTCGATTCCCGCGTCGATGCTGCTGCTGCAGTTTCAACCCCGCTTGGGTTTTTCGCCGCAGGAGCTTCGGCCGATCGACCATCTCCCCGGCGTCGGATGCCCGGTTTGCGTCGCTTCGGGATCGGAAGACCGGCACACGACGGCGTCAGAAACGCAAGCGATGTTTTCCGCCGCACCAGAACCGAAACGGCTTTGGTTGGTCGATGGGGCGGAGCACGTGGATCTGTTCCGAAAGGATCCGATCCAGTACCGAGAACGGATCGTCGGTTTCTTCGACGAGTACCTGCGCGGTGATCGCGAGGCTCCGGCGAGCCCCGGGGTGTTTGGGAAACGATGA
- a CDS encoding phage integrase N-terminal SAM-like domain-containing protein → MSHKKRTCKLTKRLAEDMLIRNMAEATIDAYTYHVRKFADFIQKPLDQATVEDVRTFQLHLIRERKLAYGSGHVKDTRRAVSRFKFR, encoded by the coding sequence ACAAAAAACGAACCTGCAAACTCACCAAGCGACTCGCCGAAGACATGTTGATCCGCAACATGGCCGAAGCCACCATCGACGCCTACACCTATCACGTGCGAAAGTTTGCCGACTTTATCCAAAAACCGCTCGACCAGGCAACCGTCGAAGACGTTAGAACCTTCCAGCTCCATCTGATCCGAGAACGAAAGCTTGCCTACGGCTCTGGGCACGTGAAGGATACACGACGGGCGGTGAGTCGATTCAAGTTCCGTTGA
- a CDS encoding DUF6869 domain-containing protein: MTFLDPRWDELTDAEWDQFAIAWNAELNGSEESHPLPRLPWLLDDPPSGASDFVVPMNFTASPNAQWKFILAAYSHGNVDTHGHLAAGPVEHLLGNHGNDYISVVEKSAAEDPGFANMLRGCYQYRMTADVWRRLCVARGESGEPDDARESPS; this comes from the coding sequence ATGACATTCCTTGATCCTCGCTGGGATGAACTCACCGATGCCGAATGGGATCAATTCGCTATTGCTTGGAATGCTGAACTCAACGGAAGTGAAGAATCACATCCGCTTCCGCGCCTTCCTTGGTTGCTCGATGATCCGCCGAGCGGCGCAAGCGACTTCGTCGTTCCAATGAACTTTACGGCATCGCCGAACGCTCAATGGAAATTCATTCTTGCTGCGTACTCGCACGGAAACGTGGATACTCACGGACACCTCGCAGCGGGACCAGTTGAGCACTTGCTTGGGAATCACGGAAATGACTACATCTCGGTTGTCGAAAAATCAGCCGCTGAAGATCCCGGGTTTGCTAATATGTTAAGGGGTTGCTACCAATATCGAATGACTGCGGACGTTTGGCGCCGCCTGTGCGTTGCTCGCGGAGAAAGCGGCGAACCAGACGATGCACGTGAGTCGCCGAGTTGA